A genomic window from Streptomyces sp. WMMC940 includes:
- a CDS encoding 8-oxoguanine DNA glycosylase OGG fold protein: MPTMTSVPDRDEVLGQAIPFYRARWLPLLPGPDWWPAELDDCPTVAGRPRVDRTTVFGIARRSGTVEGRRHLLTASLVWGTGTKARSVARCARVFAESPPQEIDEHLDAALGVLREEGAVAAYYAFNNGHHIRFLGPAFFTKVLYFAGHEQRVGAWRPLILDRFVSLALRAADTGEKWPRGGWTTPRYGRYLSFAHDHARRAGVLPDQIEAALFTRGRQLA; encoded by the coding sequence ATGCCGACCATGACGTCCGTCCCCGATCGTGACGAAGTACTCGGCCAAGCGATCCCGTTCTACCGGGCGCGTTGGCTGCCTCTGCTGCCGGGCCCCGACTGGTGGCCCGCGGAACTCGACGACTGCCCGACGGTGGCCGGCCGGCCCAGAGTCGACCGCACCACGGTGTTCGGCATCGCCCGTCGCTCGGGCACCGTCGAAGGCCGTCGGCACCTTCTCACCGCCTCCCTCGTCTGGGGCACCGGAACCAAAGCCCGGTCGGTCGCCCGGTGCGCACGGGTCTTCGCGGAGTCCCCGCCCCAGGAGATCGACGAACACCTCGACGCCGCGCTGGGCGTGCTCCGGGAAGAGGGAGCCGTCGCGGCGTACTACGCCTTCAACAACGGTCATCACATCAGGTTCCTGGGTCCGGCGTTCTTCACCAAGGTGCTCTACTTCGCCGGTCACGAGCAACGCGTGGGGGCGTGGCGTCCGCTGATCCTGGACCGTTTCGTCTCCCTGGCCCTTCGGGCCGCCGACACGGGCGAGAAGTGGCCCCGTGGCGGATGGACCACACCGCGCTACGGCCGGTACCTCTCCTTCGCCCACGACCACGCCCGACGAGCGGGTGTCCTACCGGACCAGATAGAAGCCGCGCTGTTCACCCGGGGCAGGCAGCTCGCCTGA
- a CDS encoding EcsC family protein, producing MALSAYERREWDRLRKRKEDSLNKQARRLLPQQARDRLAALGQKARNAPGADKVVAAYGAAATGVSKVVGDTASRTVSKMRVVEQYRRAGHDIADLGKIRELDLRVVDDVAKRNLVRYGHALTAATAGLGSAAAVTGGSVLAGAGTVAGAGAGAAPGIGTVAGAMAADTAMMLALASRAVTATALYYGYDPNDPEEEVFVMSVIALGMSTGTSAKTAAYAELSQLTQLLVRNAPWAKLNEKVLTRITQAFATKFMQNVTKKKLGQIVPIAGMAVGAGLNYMIIDRVAVSAHDAYRERFLIEKSDGDLIGDLTYDDADTARDDDAIGVFELLREEDVLPTSTPPDSEDQPRV from the coding sequence ATGGCTCTCTCTGCTTATGAACGACGGGAGTGGGACCGGCTCAGGAAGCGGAAGGAGGATTCCCTCAACAAGCAGGCGAGGAGACTCCTTCCGCAGCAGGCCCGGGACCGACTCGCAGCGCTCGGCCAGAAGGCGAGGAACGCCCCGGGCGCGGACAAGGTGGTCGCCGCCTACGGCGCGGCTGCGACCGGTGTCAGCAAGGTGGTGGGAGACACCGCGAGCCGGACGGTGAGCAAGATGAGGGTCGTCGAGCAGTATCGGCGTGCCGGACACGACATAGCCGACCTGGGCAAGATCCGTGAGCTCGACCTGCGGGTCGTCGACGATGTCGCGAAGCGCAACCTGGTTCGGTACGGCCACGCGCTCACGGCAGCGACAGCCGGCCTCGGTTCCGCCGCAGCCGTGACCGGTGGATCGGTGCTCGCCGGCGCCGGAACGGTCGCAGGCGCAGGCGCGGGTGCCGCGCCCGGAATCGGTACCGTCGCCGGGGCGATGGCCGCCGACACGGCGATGATGCTCGCGCTCGCCAGTCGAGCGGTCACCGCCACAGCCCTCTACTACGGCTACGACCCGAACGACCCCGAAGAGGAAGTCTTCGTGATGTCCGTGATCGCTCTCGGAATGTCCACGGGGACATCGGCGAAGACGGCCGCGTACGCCGAACTGTCGCAACTCACCCAGCTGCTGGTGCGAAACGCTCCCTGGGCCAAGCTGAACGAGAAGGTCCTCACCCGCATCACCCAGGCTTTCGCGACGAAGTTCATGCAGAACGTGACGAAGAAGAAGCTCGGGCAGATCGTGCCCATCGCCGGCATGGCTGTCGGCGCCGGTCTGAACTACATGATCATCGATCGGGTCGCCGTATCCGCGCACGACGCGTATCGCGAACGCTTCCTGATCGAGAAGTCGGACGGCGACCTGATCGGTGACCTGACCTACGACGACGCCGACACAGCGCGGGACGACGACGCGATCGGCGTGTTCGAACTGCTCCGGGAGGAGGATGTTCTGCCCACGTCCACCCCGCCCGACTCCGAGGACCAGCCGCGAGTATGA
- a CDS encoding ATP-binding protein: MLATVTHHQTTDQAASPPLPARQLILRFSSTRRGARLARRFAVEQFSEWTGLPYDSDPARAVALVTAELASNAVRHGSLPGRDFRLTLLLPPHAFRIEVTDTRPERLPPHTPPRPADETSGRGLLLVQAYADRWGCTVRDAYTKTVWAEILADYHAPVSADQQARRAT, encoded by the coding sequence ATGCTGGCCACCGTGACCCATCACCAGACCACCGACCAAGCTGCGTCGCCTCCCCTCCCCGCCCGCCAACTGATTCTGCGTTTCAGCAGCACCAGACGCGGCGCGCGCCTCGCCCGTCGATTCGCCGTCGAGCAGTTCAGCGAGTGGACCGGTCTCCCGTACGACTCCGACCCCGCCCGCGCCGTCGCCCTCGTCACTGCCGAGCTGGCTTCGAACGCGGTCCGTCATGGCAGCCTCCCCGGCCGGGACTTCCGCCTGACGCTCCTCCTCCCACCCCACGCCTTCCGGATCGAGGTGACGGACACCCGCCCCGAGCGCCTGCCACCGCACACGCCGCCCCGGCCCGCCGACGAGACATCGGGCCGCGGGCTGCTCCTCGTGCAGGCGTACGCGGACCGTTGGGGATGCACGGTCCGCGACGCGTACACGAAGACGGTCTGGGCGGAGATCCTCGCGGACTACCATGCCCCGGTGAGCGCCGACCAGCAGGCGCGCCGGGCGACGTGA
- a CDS encoding helix-turn-helix domain-containing protein produces the protein MRDSRAERTARAKTKDEGPDLPGVWSAYGVLLQHLRKRAGLNQQQLGDAIGYSLEQVASVEQGRRPAKAAFTVAADRVLEAGGVLEVLQDEVDRAKLPRFFRNFALIEAEVVSRFSYDPLLVPGLLQTEAYARAVFAGHCPPLSEEVVDQHTEARLSRQKLLTRVPLAELSFIVGEEALRDPVGTPEVMRGQCQRLLEVGALRHIEVQVMPAGRGFHPGKNGPFVVVQSKEHQHIGYFESQGVGCVVQSTAEVSAFGLRYGKLRSQALNVEESARLIERMAGET, from the coding sequence GTGCGGGACTCGCGAGCGGAACGCACGGCAAGGGCGAAGACGAAGGACGAGGGCCCCGATCTGCCGGGCGTCTGGTCGGCGTACGGGGTGCTGCTGCAACACCTGCGCAAGCGGGCCGGGTTGAACCAGCAGCAGCTCGGGGACGCGATCGGATACTCGCTGGAGCAGGTGGCCTCGGTCGAACAGGGGCGGCGGCCGGCGAAGGCGGCGTTCACGGTGGCGGCGGACCGGGTGCTGGAGGCGGGCGGAGTGCTGGAGGTACTCCAGGACGAGGTGGACCGGGCGAAGCTGCCCCGGTTCTTCCGCAACTTCGCCCTGATCGAGGCGGAGGTGGTGAGCCGGTTCTCGTACGATCCGCTGCTGGTGCCGGGGCTGTTGCAGACGGAGGCGTACGCGCGGGCTGTGTTCGCCGGGCATTGCCCGCCGCTCAGCGAGGAGGTCGTCGACCAGCACACGGAGGCGCGGCTGAGTCGGCAGAAGCTGCTGACGCGGGTGCCGCTGGCGGAGTTGTCGTTCATCGTGGGTGAGGAGGCGCTGCGCGATCCGGTGGGCACACCGGAGGTCATGCGGGGACAGTGCCAGCGCCTTCTGGAGGTGGGCGCGTTGAGGCACATCGAGGTACAGGTCATGCCTGCCGGGCGCGGGTTCCATCCTGGTAAGAACGGGCCGTTTGTGGTCGTGCAGTCGAAGGAGCACCAGCACATCGGGTACTTCGAGTCGCAAGGAGTCGGGTGCGTCGTTCAAAGCACTGCCGAGGTCAGCGCCTTCGGGCTGCGCTATGGCAAGCTGCGATCGCAGGCCCTGAACGTGGAGGAGTCTGCGCGGCTCATCGAACGAATGGCGGGAGAGACATGA
- a CDS encoding type ISP restriction/modification enzyme, with protein sequence MAEARLQWLQEAVSVFGAECKRNLTGPGDREAAIRSPLEQLFRTVATHHARHDVSWYPETRIPHLGVRPDYAVRVDKHVTGYIEVKRPTKSIDPDSFSGHDKRQWERLRDLPNLLYTNGTHWRVFQYGVQIGDEVVLSGALKTAGEKLTAGDLAAFDALAQAVLCWDPPEIRRVSVLVQHIAPLCRLLREAVREQLRAEAVPDAADSAADRPFTGLRSDWRRLLFPTANDATFADGYAQTVTFALLLARTEHIPVTGTSFHEIGRRLNAGHALMGKALQLLTDNVNERFEVTLDLLARTVQAVDWETIRRGNRDAYLHLYESFLSVYDDGLRQRSGSYYTPHQVVEEMVRLAEEVLRTRLGKARGYGDESVHIVDPAMGTGTYLHTIIERVALQAAERHGDAMAPDAIGRLAERLYGFELQMGPFAVAELRAADLLKKHGAHLPPGGLNLYVTDTLDDPYIQEEQLASTYAALSVSRARANHVKANIPVTVVISNPPYDDKAENRGGWIEKRVKGQGRPPLDDFRHPGNGRYEHALKNMYIYFWRWATWKVFDAHEDERHGVVCFITPSAFATGPAGRGMRDYLRRTCDEGWIISLSPEGQRSDVATRVFPHVAQPLSICVFVRRADHGSGGPARIHYRALHGGRAEKFDQLRGVRLDDGGWRDAHSRGVRPFTPVALSGWEDYPPLEALFPWGSPGSKSNRSWVSSPSVSVLARRWARVCAEDDPEVKSVLFKETRDRRLSTRPPDLPGFPHPDRSMEREKDTKPRLVRIALRSFDRQWLIADNRVLDFPRPDLWESLQPGQIFLNQQSSHEIGSGPALVATALLPDTHHFNGRGGRVHPVLHPDGGANIPTGLLRYLAAALGLTDVPVHDLAAYAVAVAGHSAFTEHFTEELLTPGVRLPLTRDPELWSEAVGAGREFLWAATYGEAGTPPSGPTADRDGVGFPPGDPRQVRYETGIGSAVPDTLGYDAETGTLHVGPGTFTGVPPEVWDYEVGGMHVIRKWFGYRKASPTSRKTSPLDDMHVTAWPREWTEELIDLLSVLRRLVDLAPTQQALTTKIVSSPVITVAELTSAGVLPPQPGATRARRRVVLDFGRPEES encoded by the coding sequence ATGGCTGAGGCACGTCTTCAGTGGCTCCAGGAAGCCGTCTCCGTCTTCGGTGCCGAATGCAAACGGAACCTGACGGGCCCCGGTGACCGCGAGGCAGCGATCCGCAGCCCGCTGGAACAGCTGTTCCGCACCGTCGCCACGCACCACGCCCGGCACGATGTCAGCTGGTACCCGGAGACCCGCATCCCCCATCTGGGGGTACGCCCCGACTACGCCGTCCGCGTCGACAAGCACGTGACCGGCTACATCGAAGTGAAGCGGCCCACGAAGAGCATCGACCCCGATTCCTTCTCCGGCCACGACAAGAGGCAGTGGGAGCGCCTGCGCGACCTCCCCAACCTGCTCTACACCAACGGCACCCATTGGCGTGTCTTCCAGTACGGCGTGCAGATCGGTGACGAGGTCGTCCTGTCCGGCGCCCTGAAGACCGCCGGAGAGAAGCTGACCGCCGGCGACCTCGCCGCCTTCGACGCGCTGGCCCAGGCCGTGCTCTGCTGGGACCCGCCCGAGATCCGGCGAGTCTCGGTCCTGGTCCAGCACATAGCCCCGCTGTGCCGCCTGCTGCGCGAGGCCGTACGGGAACAACTGCGGGCCGAAGCCGTGCCGGACGCGGCCGACTCCGCCGCCGACCGCCCTTTCACCGGTCTCAGAAGCGACTGGCGCCGGCTCCTCTTCCCCACCGCGAACGACGCGACCTTCGCCGACGGCTACGCCCAGACCGTCACGTTCGCGCTGCTCCTCGCCCGCACCGAGCACATCCCGGTCACCGGCACGAGCTTCCACGAGATCGGCCGCCGCCTCAACGCGGGCCACGCGCTGATGGGCAAAGCGCTCCAACTGCTCACCGACAACGTCAACGAGCGATTCGAGGTGACCCTGGACCTCCTCGCCCGCACCGTCCAGGCCGTCGACTGGGAGACCATCCGCCGAGGCAACCGGGACGCCTACCTCCATCTCTACGAGTCGTTCCTGTCCGTCTACGACGACGGTCTCCGCCAGCGCAGCGGCTCGTACTACACCCCGCACCAGGTCGTCGAGGAGATGGTCCGCCTCGCGGAAGAAGTACTGCGCACCCGCCTGGGCAAGGCCCGCGGCTATGGCGACGAGAGCGTTCACATCGTCGACCCCGCCATGGGCACCGGCACCTACCTGCACACCATCATCGAGCGGGTGGCGCTGCAAGCGGCCGAGCGGCACGGCGACGCCATGGCGCCCGACGCGATCGGCCGTCTCGCCGAGCGCCTGTACGGCTTCGAGCTGCAGATGGGGCCGTTCGCCGTCGCCGAACTCCGCGCCGCCGACCTGCTGAAGAAGCACGGCGCCCACCTCCCGCCGGGCGGCCTCAACCTCTATGTCACGGACACGCTCGACGACCCGTACATCCAGGAGGAGCAGCTCGCCTCGACCTATGCGGCCTTGTCGGTGTCACGCGCCCGCGCGAACCATGTGAAGGCCAACATCCCCGTCACCGTGGTCATTTCGAATCCTCCCTACGACGACAAGGCCGAGAATCGCGGTGGCTGGATCGAGAAGCGGGTGAAGGGCCAGGGCAGGCCTCCCCTGGACGACTTCCGGCACCCGGGCAACGGCCGTTACGAGCACGCGCTGAAGAACATGTACATCTACTTCTGGCGGTGGGCGACATGGAAGGTCTTCGACGCCCACGAGGACGAACGACACGGCGTCGTCTGCTTCATCACTCCCTCGGCGTTCGCCACCGGTCCGGCCGGGCGGGGCATGCGCGACTATCTGCGCAGGACCTGCGACGAGGGGTGGATCATCAGCCTGTCGCCGGAAGGCCAGCGGTCGGACGTGGCCACCCGCGTGTTCCCGCATGTCGCCCAGCCACTGTCGATCTGCGTCTTCGTGCGGCGGGCGGATCACGGGTCCGGTGGACCGGCGCGCATCCACTACCGGGCGCTGCACGGCGGGCGGGCGGAGAAGTTCGATCAGCTCCGGGGGGTGCGTCTCGATGACGGGGGCTGGCGGGATGCTCACTCTCGGGGGGTGCGGCCGTTCACTCCGGTCGCCTTGTCGGGCTGGGAGGACTACCCACCGCTGGAAGCGCTCTTCCCCTGGGGCAGTCCAGGCAGCAAGTCCAACCGGTCATGGGTGAGTTCGCCGTCGGTGTCGGTTCTCGCCCGCCGCTGGGCGCGTGTCTGCGCGGAGGACGATCCCGAGGTCAAATCCGTCCTGTTCAAGGAGACACGGGACCGCCGGCTCAGCACGCGGCCGCCGGACCTACCGGGCTTCCCACACCCCGACCGGAGTATGGAGCGGGAGAAGGACACGAAGCCGCGGCTCGTGCGGATCGCCCTGCGCAGCTTCGACCGCCAGTGGCTCATCGCCGACAACAGGGTGCTCGACTTCCCACGGCCCGACCTGTGGGAGTCCTTGCAGCCGGGGCAGATATTCCTCAACCAGCAGAGCAGCCACGAGATCGGCAGCGGTCCCGCGCTGGTGGCCACCGCGCTGTTACCGGACACCCACCACTTCAACGGTCGGGGCGGAAGGGTGCACCCCGTTCTCCATCCGGACGGCGGTGCCAACATCCCCACCGGCCTGCTCCGGTACCTGGCCGCTGCGCTCGGCCTCACCGACGTGCCGGTGCACGACCTCGCCGCGTACGCAGTGGCCGTCGCCGGGCACAGTGCCTTCACCGAGCACTTCACGGAGGAACTGCTCACGCCCGGCGTCCGGTTACCCCTCACGCGCGACCCGGAGCTGTGGAGCGAGGCCGTCGGCGCGGGCCGTGAGTTCCTGTGGGCGGCGACCTACGGCGAGGCCGGCACCCCGCCCAGCGGGCCGACGGCCGACAGGGACGGTGTCGGCTTTCCACCGGGAGACCCACGGCAGGTGCGGTACGAGACGGGCATCGGCTCCGCCGTGCCCGACACGCTCGGCTACGACGCGGAGACCGGCACCCTGCACGTGGGCCCGGGTACCTTCACGGGCGTCCCGCCCGAGGTCTGGGACTACGAAGTCGGCGGCATGCACGTCATCAGGAAGTGGTTCGGCTACCGGAAGGCCTCCCCGACCAGCAGGAAGACCAGTCCCCTGGATGACATGCACGTCACGGCCTGGCCGAGAGAGTGGACGGAGGAGCTGATCGACCTGTTGTCGGTCCTGCGGCGGCTGGTCGACCTCGCACCCACGCAGCAGGCGCTCACCACGAAGATCGTCAGTTCGCCGGTCATCACCGTCGCCGAACTCACCTCGGCGGGTGTCCTCCCACCGCAACCGGGGGCGACCCGCGCCCGGCGCCGTGTCGTCCTGGACTTCGGCCGGCCGGAGGAGTCATGA
- a CDS encoding Eco57I restriction-modification methylase domain-containing protein yields MSPRPPMSRGAAAAKAQAADGRRQHQEWLDLTEVSGPFLTMPVLLGAWPQLDTFEKDERARLRARHADWQTDTTAGRDEWVAYVLRHLLGWDDALAFRQGESEHHGLDRLTLRVAEHNTEVRPDFALVEPGCDLAAEPDAQSVAKRVRLLGMTIPAGAAPTGRAGGGGDWAAGPADRLARLLRHHGVPLGLVTDGRWWCLVWAPVGGVTTTAVFDTIGWNEAAERNVVRAFVSLLRRRRFFEYDDDQTLVGLLKASLAAGEDVTEALGIQVRQAVELLVDAIGRADVRAIENGAPGLHASGVTAGQVYRGAVAVMMRVVFLLFAEERGLLPADNEVYARSYSARFLRNELRARADEEGETSLEHTTSAWHRLIALFHAVHGGVDHPELTLPAYDGSIFDPDTYPWLERSTPLLPIDDRTVLHMLQAVQEVRVGKGKQREVRTLSFRALGVEQIGYVYEGLLSYDGRRATEHMVGLIGPEGLEHEVPLRELEALAAKSGSSVKALAKAVHDNWKDPKPPATAGQLEKRLASLPPEDAAEARRRLNAVTKAHPGLTDRLLPFVGILRDDLRGLPTVIPNGSLYVTESSLRKNTGTHYTPRFLAEEVVLHALEPLVYEPGPLQTADTGEWRLKSADQILDLKVADIAMGSAAFLVSACRYLADRLIEAWEAEGRADAMAYRAGRAVEAVTAADAEQDPVVVEARRQIIEHCLYGVDINPMAVEMAKLSLWLVSMDPGRPFTFLDDRLVAGDSLLGVTTLEQLEAVHLDVGKGDLIGSAAEIDRLVEALAQERHAITEIEGKDLASLTEKRWRLAKAREHTDRLRLIGDLVAGAALATCASGRVAWYEEEGGKRLRDLFPSAAELARRIAPGAEEESDAEAVREAEAAAREWLASELPEGNLARVPVHWPLEFPEVFLERGGFDAVVGNPPFFGGKKLTGSMGEAYREHIVDYLANGKRGHADLAAYFVLRAHQLLNKTGQFGLIATSTLTQGDTREVGLDQIVASGSVIRRAVKSAKWPTKSASLKYCFACTSKQALAPSAIRMLGYQSMRRGISSSLNPVTRENSWVEPLARNSGMTFTGSYVLGMGFTLPRDLAQAWIAGDRSYSEVLFPYVNGQDLNTSPTHGGERWVINFHDWPEPKARSYPKAFAQVEAQVRPERQRRKPSGEFVLRRPLPERYWQYAEKQTAMVRATTDLNHCVLLARSSELVMPAMLKTGQVFSEKTVVIATEDHGVLAVLSSALHYWWAIDRGIAEPKVPNYAPSDVFETLVRPALTDRLRAAGARLHDFRSELMTRRNVGLTAIYNLVHDDSCQDPDIVELRRIHGEIDKATIEAYGWYDLLDESGSTPPADPTHETFPLVHGFHETDQSTRYTIGLLARTEIIDRLRQLNHQAYADEVFLGLHKKPVKHPDMPRPSAEAIRKRDEQMASRGGPDFGEGGEETLF; encoded by the coding sequence ATGAGTCCCCGCCCTCCGATGAGCCGTGGAGCAGCCGCCGCCAAGGCCCAGGCCGCCGACGGCCGCCGGCAGCACCAGGAGTGGCTCGACCTCACCGAGGTCTCCGGCCCCTTCCTCACCATGCCCGTCCTGCTCGGCGCCTGGCCCCAGCTCGACACCTTCGAGAAGGACGAACGCGCCCGGCTGCGCGCCCGCCACGCCGACTGGCAGACGGACACCACGGCGGGCCGCGACGAGTGGGTGGCGTACGTCCTGCGTCACCTGCTCGGCTGGGACGACGCCCTCGCGTTCCGCCAGGGCGAGTCCGAGCACCACGGCCTGGACCGCCTCACCCTGCGCGTCGCCGAGCACAACACCGAGGTCCGCCCCGACTTCGCCCTCGTCGAACCGGGCTGCGACCTCGCCGCCGAACCCGACGCACAATCCGTCGCCAAGCGCGTCCGCCTCCTCGGCATGACCATCCCCGCCGGCGCCGCCCCCACCGGCCGCGCCGGCGGAGGCGGCGACTGGGCGGCCGGCCCCGCCGACCGCCTCGCCCGCCTGCTCCGCCACCACGGCGTACCGCTCGGGCTGGTGACCGACGGCCGCTGGTGGTGCCTGGTCTGGGCCCCCGTCGGCGGCGTCACCACCACCGCCGTCTTCGACACCATCGGCTGGAACGAGGCCGCCGAACGCAACGTCGTCCGCGCCTTCGTCTCCCTCCTGCGCCGCCGCCGCTTCTTCGAGTACGACGACGACCAGACGCTCGTCGGCCTGCTCAAGGCGAGCCTCGCGGCGGGCGAGGACGTCACCGAGGCCCTCGGCATCCAGGTCCGCCAGGCCGTCGAACTCCTCGTCGACGCCATCGGGCGCGCCGACGTACGCGCCATCGAGAACGGCGCACCCGGCCTGCACGCCTCCGGCGTCACCGCCGGCCAGGTCTACCGCGGCGCGGTCGCCGTCATGATGCGCGTCGTCTTCCTCCTCTTCGCGGAGGAACGCGGCCTGCTCCCCGCCGACAACGAGGTCTACGCCCGGTCGTACTCCGCCCGCTTCCTGCGCAACGAACTCCGGGCGCGCGCGGACGAGGAGGGCGAGACGTCGCTGGAGCACACCACGTCCGCCTGGCACCGGCTCATCGCCCTCTTCCACGCCGTCCACGGCGGCGTCGACCACCCCGAGCTGACCCTCCCCGCCTACGACGGCTCCATCTTCGACCCGGACACCTACCCCTGGCTGGAACGCTCCACCCCGCTCCTCCCCATCGACGACCGCACCGTCCTGCACATGCTCCAGGCCGTGCAGGAGGTCCGCGTCGGCAAGGGCAAGCAGCGCGAGGTCCGCACCCTCAGCTTCCGCGCCCTCGGCGTCGAGCAGATCGGCTATGTCTACGAGGGCCTGCTCTCCTACGACGGCCGCCGCGCCACCGAGCACATGGTCGGCCTCATCGGCCCCGAGGGCCTGGAACACGAGGTCCCGCTGCGTGAACTGGAGGCCCTCGCGGCGAAGTCGGGCTCCTCGGTGAAGGCCCTGGCGAAGGCCGTCCACGACAACTGGAAGGACCCCAAGCCCCCGGCGACGGCGGGCCAGTTGGAGAAGCGCCTCGCCTCGCTCCCGCCCGAGGACGCGGCGGAGGCGCGCCGCCGCCTCAACGCGGTCACCAAGGCCCACCCGGGCCTGACCGACCGCCTGCTGCCCTTCGTCGGCATCCTCCGCGACGACCTGCGGGGCCTGCCGACCGTCATCCCGAACGGCTCGCTGTACGTCACGGAATCCTCGCTGAGGAAGAACACGGGCACGCACTACACGCCCCGCTTCCTCGCGGAGGAGGTCGTCCTCCACGCACTGGAGCCCCTGGTGTACGAGCCGGGGCCGCTGCAGACGGCGGACACGGGAGAGTGGCGGCTCAAGTCGGCGGACCAGATCCTGGACCTGAAGGTCGCGGACATCGCGATGGGCTCGGCGGCCTTCCTGGTGTCGGCCTGCCGCTATCTGGCGGACCGCCTGATCGAGGCCTGGGAGGCAGAGGGCCGCGCGGACGCGATGGCGTACCGGGCGGGGCGGGCCGTGGAGGCGGTGACGGCGGCGGACGCCGAGCAGGACCCGGTGGTGGTCGAGGCGCGGCGCCAGATCATCGAGCACTGCCTGTACGGGGTGGACATCAACCCCATGGCCGTGGAGATGGCCAAGCTGTCGCTGTGGCTGGTGTCGATGGACCCGGGGCGGCCGTTCACGTTCCTGGACGACCGGCTGGTGGCGGGGGACTCGCTGTTGGGGGTCACCACCCTGGAACAGCTGGAGGCCGTGCACCTGGACGTCGGGAAGGGCGACCTGATCGGCTCGGCGGCGGAGATCGACCGCCTGGTGGAGGCGCTGGCCCAGGAGCGCCACGCGATCACCGAGATCGAGGGCAAGGACCTGGCGAGCCTCACCGAGAAGCGCTGGCGCCTGGCGAAGGCCCGCGAGCACACGGACCGGCTGCGGTTGATCGGCGACCTGGTGGCCGGCGCGGCGCTGGCCACATGCGCGTCGGGGCGGGTGGCCTGGTACGAGGAGGAGGGTGGAAAGCGGCTGCGGGACCTGTTCCCGTCCGCGGCGGAGCTGGCGCGTCGGATCGCGCCGGGGGCGGAGGAGGAGTCCGACGCGGAGGCGGTGCGGGAGGCGGAGGCCGCCGCTCGGGAGTGGCTGGCGAGTGAGCTGCCGGAGGGGAATCTGGCGCGGGTGCCGGTGCACTGGCCGCTGGAGTTCCCGGAGGTGTTTCTGGAGCGGGGTGGGTTCGACGCGGTGGTGGGGAACCCGCCGTTTTTCGGCGGCAAGAAGCTCACTGGATCTATGGGGGAAGCGTATAGGGAACACATTGTGGACTATCTTGCCAACGGCAAACGTGGCCATGCCGACCTTGCAGCGTACTTTGTGCTTCGAGCCCACCAACTACTCAACAAAACAGGCCAGTTCGGGCTAATCGCAACGAGCACTCTGACCCAGGGGGACACCCGGGAGGTAGGGCTCGATCAGATCGTCGCATCTGGATCAGTGATTCGACGGGCGGTTAAAAGTGCAAAATGGCCGACCAAATCAGCATCGCTCAAGTATTGCTTCGCTTGCACGAGCAAGCAGGCCCTTGCTCCGAGTGCGATCCGCATGCTCGGGTATCAGAGCATGAGGCGTGGAATCTCCTCCTCGCTCAACCCGGTCACACGAGAGAATTCCTGGGTTGAACCTTTGGCCCGCAATAGCGGAATGACGTTCACTGGTTCGTACGTCCTGGGCATGGGTTTCACACTTCCAAGAGACCTAGCTCAAGCATGGATCGCCGGGGACCGGAGTTATTCAGAAGTATTGTTCCCGTATGTCAACGGACAAGATTTGAACACCAGCCCAACACACGGTGGTGAACGCTGGGTCATCAACTTCCACGACTGGCCCGAACCGAAGGCCCGTTCCTACCCAAAAGCATTCGCCCAAGTCGAGGCCCAAGTGCGGCCCGAGCGTCAGCGCCGCAAGCCCTCTGGTGAGTTCGTCCTGCGTAGGCCTCTCCCAGAGCGCTATTGGCAATATGCAGAGAAGCAGACTGCCATGGTTCGTGCCACCACTGACCTCAATCACTGCGTTCTCCTGGCCAGGTCCAGCGAGCTAGTCATGCCTGCCATGCTGAAGACCGGGCAGGTCTTCTCAGAGAAGACCGTGGTCATCGCTACAGAAGATCACGGCGTTCTGGCCGTGTTGAGCTCAGCACTTCATTACTGGTGGGCGATAGACCGCGGTATCGCGGAGCCAAAGGTTCCGAACTATGCGCCATCCGACGTCTTCGAAACCCTCGTCCGTCCAGCGCTCACCGACCGACTTCGCGCCGCTGGCGCCCGGCTCCACGACTTCCGCAGCGAACTTATGACCCGCCGGAATGTCGGACTCACCGCCATCTATAACCTCGTCCACGACGATTCTTGCCAGGACCCCGACATCGTCGAACTCCGCCGCATCCATGGGGAGATCGACAAAGCGACCATCGAGGCCTACGGCTGGTACGACCTGTTGGACGAGAGCGGGTCAACGCCGCCCGCAGACCCAACCCACGAGACCTTCCCACTCGTCCACGGCTTCCACGAGACGGACCAAAGCACCCGCTACACCATCGGACTCCTCGCCCGCACCGAGATCATCGACCGCCTGCGCCAACTCAACCACCAGGCGTACGCAGACGAGGTCTTCCTCGGTCTGCACAAGAAGCCGGTGAAGCACCCCGACATGCCCCGGCCGTCCGCTGAGGCCATCCGCAAGCGCGACGAGCAGATGGCCTCGCGGGGTGGTCCGGATTTCGGTGAAGGCGGCGAGGAGACCCTGTTCTGA
- a CDS encoding DUF397 domain-containing protein: protein MDGLLWFKSSYSGSDGGDCVEMAVDVDSVYVRDSKTAGSGPVLRVGRGEWAAFVALTVAG, encoded by the coding sequence ATGGACGGACTCCTTTGGTTCAAGAGCAGCTACAGCGGATCGGACGGTGGCGACTGCGTGGAGATGGCCGTCGACGTCGACTCCGTGTACGTACGCGACTCGAAGACGGCGGGCAGCGGGCCCGTGCTGCGCGTCGGACGAGGTGAGTGGGCGGCCTTCGTTGCCTTGACCGTCGCCGGGTAG